In Streptomyces sp. NBC_00569, a single genomic region encodes these proteins:
- a CDS encoding glutamate dehydrogenase — MTAPGTPLMSLTWTDHVTGRHGYLVVDRLVRGVSSGGLRMRRGCTLDEVAGLARGMTMKEALHYNPQGRYIPLGGAKGGIDCDPQDPQAYGVLVRYLRAMRPYIESFWTTGEDLGLTQDLVDRAAEEAGLVSSIQAVYPLLDDEAAARRRLADAFAVDVDGIGLDELVGGCGVAESVLAALDRAGVPYEGTRVSVQGLGTMGGATARFLARAGLRVVAVADVKGTVANPEGLDVDALLAARDAYGTVDRSALREGDRELPGDAWLSADAEVLVPAAVSYTVDATNQEQITARWIVEAANMPVLPEAEELLARRGITVLPDVVVNSGTNAWWWWTLFGDIEANADEAFAYTRRSMRALIDQMLARAEADGTTPRAAAHAIVADRLPVIAERFGWYR, encoded by the coding sequence ATGACCGCGCCCGGCACCCCCCTGATGTCGCTCACCTGGACCGACCACGTCACCGGCAGGCACGGCTACCTCGTCGTCGACCGGCTCGTGCGCGGCGTGTCCAGCGGCGGGCTCCGGATGCGTCGGGGCTGCACCCTCGACGAGGTCGCGGGCCTCGCGCGCGGGATGACGATGAAGGAGGCCCTGCACTACAACCCGCAGGGCCGCTACATCCCACTCGGCGGCGCCAAGGGCGGCATCGACTGCGACCCTCAGGACCCGCAGGCGTACGGCGTCCTCGTGCGCTACCTGCGCGCCATGCGGCCCTACATCGAGTCCTTCTGGACGACCGGAGAGGACCTGGGGCTCACCCAGGACCTCGTCGACAGGGCGGCCGAGGAGGCCGGGCTCGTCTCGTCCATCCAGGCCGTCTACCCGCTGCTCGACGACGAGGCGGCCGCGCGCCGGCGCCTCGCCGACGCCTTCGCGGTCGACGTCGACGGCATCGGCCTCGACGAACTCGTCGGCGGCTGCGGAGTCGCCGAGTCGGTGCTCGCGGCCCTGGACCGCGCGGGCGTCCCCTACGAGGGCACCCGGGTGTCCGTGCAGGGCCTGGGCACCATGGGCGGGGCGACCGCCCGGTTCCTGGCGCGCGCGGGTCTGCGGGTCGTGGCCGTCGCGGACGTGAAGGGCACCGTCGCCAACCCCGAAGGCCTGGACGTGGACGCGCTCCTCGCCGCCCGTGACGCCTACGGGACGGTGGACCGCTCGGCGCTGCGCGAGGGTGACCGCGAACTTCCGGGCGACGCCTGGCTGTCGGCCGACGCGGAGGTCCTCGTGCCCGCCGCAGTGTCGTACACGGTGGACGCGACGAACCAGGAACAGATCACGGCGCGCTGGATCGTCGAGGCCGCCAACATGCCCGTACTGCCCGAGGCCGAGGAGCTTCTCGCGCGGCGCGGCATCACCGTCCTGCCCGACGTCGTCGTCAACTCCGGTACGAACGCCTGGTGGTGGTGGACCCTGTTCGGGGACATCGAGGCCAACGCGGACGAGGCGTTCGCGTACACGCGGCGCTCCATGCGCGCGCTGATCGACCAGATGCTGGCGCGGGCCGAGGCGGACGGGACGACGCCGCGTGCCGCCGCGCACGCGATCGTCGCGGACCGTCTCCCGGTGATCGCGGAGCGGTTCGGGTGGTACAGGTGA
- a CDS encoding acetate--CoA ligase family protein produces the protein MTPPPDTGVHARVGLDALFDPRSVAVVGASDNPEKWGYWLASGALSGRDRRAVHLVNHRGGTLGGEPFLPDLASLPVPPEHVVVAVPPRHVRPVITDGLAAGARCFTVITSGGATAEEERALAELVTARGARLLGPNCMGVVDTTSELRLSWGDFPSGGLGLVSQSGNLALEIGRLLARSGQGFSRFVSLGNQRDIDAADALESLIAHGPTRALAAYIEDFRDGRRLARVLAAAHAAGKPVLLLTVGRSAASGRAAASHTGALVSARATVEAVCRDAGALLLDTAGELVDTAVYLLARGVRERSAGHAPAGPPPHPRSVAVVGDSGGQGALAADAFAAQGLDVPAFTEGTRDAVAEQLPRGAGCGNPVDLAGAGEADLGNYARVADTLLHSGDTDAVVLTGYFGDYATANPAQRDRECEVANALADAAVASGRALVVHTMARDTPALTVLRQRGVPVYERIEQAATAVAAAARLTDLPLTREEPPAPATYRLTDGGYESVRELLASYQLAFPAAEFVTDADGAVEAAENRAGYPLVLKAMGLAHKTEAGGVALSIADADALRTAFARMKAATGADRYAVEAMATPPYGHELIVGVRRDPSFGPVVMVGIGGVTAELLADTALALAPLTPARARALLLRLRHAPLLTGWRGAPGAHLDAAATAVCAVAQAAVDHPELAELEVNPLLVHPGGAIALDAHGVLDQAGTSLAPVHRVREEAGGLLVER, from the coding sequence GTGACGCCCCCGCCAGACACCGGTGTGCACGCGCGCGTGGGCCTCGACGCGCTCTTCGACCCTCGGTCGGTCGCCGTCGTCGGGGCGTCCGACAACCCGGAGAAGTGGGGCTACTGGCTGGCGTCGGGGGCCCTGTCGGGACGTGACCGCCGGGCCGTCCACCTCGTCAACCACCGCGGGGGCACCCTGGGCGGCGAACCGTTCCTGCCGGATCTCGCGTCGCTGCCCGTACCGCCCGAGCACGTCGTCGTCGCCGTACCGCCCCGCCATGTGCGGCCGGTGATCACGGACGGTCTCGCGGCGGGTGCCCGGTGCTTCACCGTGATCACGTCGGGCGGCGCCACCGCCGAGGAGGAGCGGGCGCTCGCCGAACTCGTCACCGCCCGGGGAGCGCGGCTGCTCGGCCCGAACTGCATGGGCGTGGTGGACACGACGAGCGAACTGCGGCTCAGCTGGGGCGACTTCCCCTCGGGCGGCCTCGGTCTCGTGTCCCAGAGCGGAAATCTCGCCCTGGAGATCGGCCGACTCCTCGCACGCTCCGGGCAGGGCTTCTCCCGGTTCGTGTCGCTGGGCAACCAGCGGGACATCGACGCCGCGGACGCCCTGGAGTCGCTGATCGCGCACGGCCCCACGAGGGCGCTCGCCGCGTACATCGAGGACTTCCGCGACGGCCGGCGGCTCGCGCGGGTCCTGGCGGCCGCGCACGCCGCCGGCAAGCCCGTCCTGCTCCTGACCGTGGGGCGCAGCGCCGCGTCCGGGCGGGCCGCCGCGTCCCACACCGGCGCCCTGGTCAGCGCGCGCGCCACCGTGGAGGCGGTGTGCCGCGACGCCGGCGCCCTGCTGCTCGACACGGCGGGCGAACTGGTCGACACGGCCGTGTATTTGCTGGCGCGAGGTGTACGCGAGCGCAGTGCGGGGCACGCCCCCGCCGGCCCGCCCCCTCACCCGCGCAGCGTCGCCGTGGTCGGGGACAGCGGCGGCCAAGGCGCCCTCGCCGCCGACGCGTTCGCCGCACAAGGCCTCGACGTGCCCGCCTTCACCGAAGGCACACGCGACGCGGTGGCCGAGCAGTTGCCCAGAGGGGCCGGGTGCGGCAACCCGGTCGACCTGGCAGGCGCGGGCGAGGCCGATCTCGGCAACTACGCGCGCGTGGCGGACACCCTGCTGCACTCGGGAGACACCGACGCCGTCGTCCTCACCGGCTACTTCGGCGACTACGCGACCGCCAACCCCGCCCAGAGGGACCGCGAGTGCGAGGTCGCCAACGCCCTCGCCGACGCCGCCGTCGCATCAGGGCGCGCCCTCGTGGTGCACACGATGGCCCGCGACACGCCCGCCCTGACGGTTCTGCGGCAGCGCGGTGTGCCCGTCTACGAGCGCATCGAGCAGGCCGCGACCGCCGTCGCCGCGGCGGCCCGCCTCACGGATCTCCCGCTCACCCGCGAGGAGCCGCCGGCCCCGGCGACGTACAGGCTGACGGACGGCGGTTACGAGAGCGTGCGGGAACTGCTCGCCTCTTACCAACTCGCCTTCCCTGCGGCCGAGTTCGTGACCGACGCGGACGGGGCCGTGGAGGCGGCGGAGAACCGGGCGGGGTATCCGCTCGTCCTCAAGGCGATGGGGCTCGCGCACAAGACCGAGGCGGGCGGGGTCGCCCTGTCGATCGCCGACGCCGACGCCTTGCGCACCGCCTTCGCCCGGATGAAGGCGGCGACGGGCGCGGACCGCTACGCCGTGGAGGCGATGGCCACACCGCCGTACGGACACGAACTGATCGTCGGTGTGCGGCGCGACCCGTCGTTCGGGCCCGTCGTCATGGTCGGCATCGGAGGGGTGACCGCCGAGCTGCTCGCCGACACGGCGCTGGCCCTCGCACCCCTGACGCCGGCACGCGCGCGTGCCCTGCTCCTGCGGCTGCGGCACGCGCCGTTGCTGACGGGCTGGCGCGGCGCGCCAGGAGCGCATCTGGACGCGGCGGCCACCGCCGTGTGCGCGGTCGCGCAGGCCGCGGTCGATCATCCGGAGCTGGCCGAACTGGAGGTCAATCCCCTGCTCGTGCACCCGGGCGGTGCGATCGCCCTGGACGCTCACGGCGTGCTCGACCAGGCCGGCACCTCACTGGCGCCCGTCCATCGCGTGCGCGAGGAGGCCGGCGGTCTCCTGGTCGAGCGGTAG
- a CDS encoding helix-turn-helix domain-containing protein, whose product MREWRVRRRVSQLELATRAGTTQRHVSFVESGRSVPGRAMVVRLAEALKVPLRERNALLLAAGYAPAYQESHFGGPQLSAVRTALERVMEAHLPYPAVIIDRRGDLVSHNEAFDALTDGVDPALLSAPVNIARVLLHPRGLAPRIVNLDEWAWHVIDGLHDESVRNSNRALTELVAELEDMVPDRPRQAGPDYLGFAVPLRLRTESGELRLLSTLTHFGTAVDVTLAELKLEAFLPLDQETAGLLAHAMDGRQ is encoded by the coding sequence TTGCGTGAGTGGCGGGTGCGGCGGCGCGTCAGCCAGCTGGAGCTGGCCACGCGCGCGGGGACCACGCAGCGGCATGTCAGCTTCGTGGAGAGCGGCCGGTCGGTCCCGGGCCGCGCCATGGTCGTACGCCTGGCGGAGGCGCTGAAGGTGCCGCTGCGGGAGCGCAACGCCCTCCTCCTTGCGGCGGGTTACGCACCTGCGTACCAGGAGTCGCACTTCGGGGGTCCGCAGCTGTCCGCCGTCCGTACGGCACTGGAGCGCGTCATGGAGGCGCACCTGCCGTATCCGGCGGTCATCATCGACCGGCGCGGGGATCTCGTCTCGCACAACGAGGCCTTCGACGCGCTGACCGACGGGGTCGACCCGGCGCTGCTCTCGGCGCCGGTGAATATCGCGCGCGTGCTGCTGCATCCACGGGGGCTCGCGCCGCGGATCGTGAACCTGGACGAGTGGGCCTGGCACGTCATCGACGGACTGCACGACGAGTCCGTCCGCAATTCCAACCGAGCTCTCACGGAGCTGGTCGCCGAACTGGAGGACATGGTGCCGGACCGGCCCCGACAGGCCGGTCCGGACTACCTCGGCTTCGCCGTCCCGCTGCGGCTGCGCACGGAGAGCGGCGAGCTGCGCCTTTTGAGCACGCTCACCCACTTCGGGACGGCGGTCGACGTCACGCTCGCCGAGCTGAAACTGGAGGCGTTCCTACCGCTCGACCAGGAGACCGCCGGCCTCCTCGCGCACGCGATGGACGGGCGCCAGTGA
- a CDS encoding APC family permease, which translates to MTQAPPIPPTEPSAEDAPDLPDLSEGWGEQRSRLKKDLRRLDVLFFLICTLVGLDTIGSVAAQGPQGLTWMAILALAFFLPYGLLVAELGSAFPVQGGPYVWTRLAFGRLVAGVNQLLYWISNPVWVGGSLCIIALTTWEEFFTPLPGFWKYAAGLVFIWGGALAVVQSVRIGKWVPIAGAVARIVLLGFFLVSVVVFAVQHGVHALPAGEFVPTYAGFVALVPVLIFNYVGFELPSSAAEEMTNPRRDIPLSILRSGFAAVLLYGGPILGILFVLPSKEIGSLGGFIDACKAVFTVYGGSIAADGTVTLTGLGSVFGGVAAAGLIIGLLTSGVTWAMGAHRAQAVACADGAGPAWLGRISEKHGTPVRVNLLSAVLGSILFVVALNLTGGNGEKYFAAGLGLTICTTFISYVITFPSLAVLRRKYPDTPRPYAVPGGRVGAWVVSVLATGFVAFTVIVLIWPGFGVGWFGSAGSAADSLPESFAGERAQYTLSQVVPLLLFVGIGLAFYVMGARTRRRVGN; encoded by the coding sequence GTGACCCAAGCGCCGCCGATACCGCCGACCGAGCCGTCCGCCGAGGACGCACCCGACCTGCCTGACCTGTCAGAGGGCTGGGGTGAGCAGCGCTCCCGGCTCAAGAAGGACCTGCGCAGGCTCGACGTGCTGTTCTTCCTGATCTGCACCCTCGTCGGCCTCGACACGATCGGCTCCGTGGCCGCCCAGGGTCCGCAGGGCCTGACCTGGATGGCGATCCTCGCCCTCGCGTTCTTCCTCCCGTACGGGCTGCTCGTGGCCGAACTCGGCTCGGCCTTCCCCGTGCAGGGCGGCCCCTACGTGTGGACGCGCCTGGCCTTCGGCAGGCTCGTCGCCGGAGTGAACCAGCTCCTCTACTGGATCTCCAACCCCGTCTGGGTGGGCGGCAGCCTGTGCATCATCGCCCTCACCACGTGGGAGGAGTTCTTCACCCCGCTGCCGGGATTCTGGAAGTACGCCGCCGGCCTCGTCTTCATCTGGGGCGGAGCGCTCGCCGTCGTCCAGTCCGTGCGCATCGGCAAGTGGGTGCCCATCGCGGGCGCCGTCGCCCGGATCGTGCTCCTCGGGTTCTTCCTCGTCTCCGTGGTGGTGTTCGCCGTCCAGCACGGCGTGCACGCGCTGCCCGCCGGTGAGTTCGTCCCGACATACGCCGGATTCGTGGCGCTGGTCCCGGTCCTGATCTTCAACTACGTCGGCTTCGAACTGCCCAGCTCCGCGGCCGAGGAGATGACGAACCCGCGGCGCGACATCCCTCTGTCGATCCTGCGCTCGGGCTTCGCGGCGGTGCTCCTCTACGGCGGCCCGATCCTCGGCATCCTCTTCGTGCTGCCCAGTAAGGAGATCGGCAGCCTCGGCGGCTTCATCGACGCCTGCAAAGCCGTGTTCACGGTCTACGGCGGGTCGATCGCGGCCGACGGCACGGTCACCCTCACCGGCCTCGGCTCCGTCTTCGGCGGGGTCGCCGCGGCCGGCCTGATCATCGGCCTGCTGACCTCGGGTGTCACCTGGGCCATGGGCGCCCACCGCGCGCAGGCCGTCGCCTGCGCGGACGGCGCGGGACCGGCGTGGCTCGGCCGCATCTCCGAGAAGCACGGGACACCGGTACGGGTGAACCTGCTCTCCGCGGTGCTCGGTTCGATCCTCTTCGTGGTCGCCCTCAACCTCACGGGCGGCAACGGCGAGAAGTACTTCGCGGCGGGCCTCGGCCTGACGATCTGCACCACCTTCATCTCGTACGTCATCACGTTCCCCAGCCTCGCCGTGCTGCGCCGCAAGTACCCGGACACGCCACGCCCGTACGCCGTCCCGGGCGGACGCGTGGGCGCGTGGGTCGTGAGCGTCCTCGCCACCGGTTTCGTGGCGTTCACCGTGATCGTGCTGATCTGGCCGGGATTCGGAGTCGGCTGGTTCGGCTCGGCGGGCAGCGCGGCGGACTCACTGCCCGAGTCGTTCGCCGGCGAGCGCGCCCAGTACACACTCAGCCAGGTGGTGCCCCTGCTGCTCTTCGTCGGCATCGGGCTCGCCTTCTACGTGATGGGCGCGCGGACGCGCAGGCGCGTGGGCAACTAG
- a CDS encoding TetR/AcrR family transcriptional regulator yields the protein MARVRLSVAERREELLRAAIEQIEARGVAAVRIADVAAALGVSNALVLYHFSTKEKLVSAAFAHAAEGDLAHLRKLLGKRTTALRRLRSAVRWYAPTGQAKGWRLWIEGWSAALREPALREVTRDLDKQWKAALTEVVAEGVAAGEFHCPDPAGAALRLTALLDGLAVQMTAYTGTVSRARMQEWVDDALARELGLERADLTATAG from the coding sequence GTGGCAAGAGTGCGGTTGAGCGTGGCCGAGCGGCGCGAAGAGTTGCTGCGGGCCGCCATCGAGCAGATCGAGGCGCGGGGCGTGGCAGCCGTGCGCATCGCCGACGTCGCCGCAGCGCTCGGGGTGAGCAACGCGCTGGTTCTGTACCACTTCTCGACGAAGGAAAAGCTCGTCTCGGCCGCGTTCGCGCACGCCGCCGAGGGCGACCTGGCGCATCTGCGCAAGCTGCTGGGCAAGCGCACGACGGCTCTGCGCCGGCTGCGCTCGGCCGTGCGCTGGTACGCGCCGACCGGGCAGGCCAAGGGGTGGCGGCTGTGGATCGAGGGCTGGTCCGCGGCACTGCGCGAGCCCGCGCTGCGGGAGGTGACGCGCGACCTGGACAAGCAGTGGAAGGCGGCGCTCACGGAGGTCGTCGCGGAGGGCGTGGCGGCGGGCGAGTTCCACTGCCCGGACCCGGCGGGCGCCGCACTGCGCCTGACGGCGCTCCTCGACGGTCTCGCGGTACAGATGACCGCGTACACGGGGACGGTCTCACGGGCCCGCATGCAGGAGTGGGTCGACGACGCGCTCGCCCGCGAGCTGGGACTCGAGCGCGCGGACCTGACGGCGACGGCCGGCTGA
- a CDS encoding SGNH/GDSL hydrolase family protein, with protein MANESRSLSGGTIRSYAAVGDSFTEGVGDPGPDGAFVGWADRLAVLLDDRTPEHSFRYANLAVRGKLLDQIVEDQLPRAVELAPDLVTFAAGGNDIIRPGTDPDDVAERFEKAVARLTSAVGTVMVTTGFDTRDVPVLKHLRGKIATYNGHVRAVADRYGCPVLDLWSLKTVQDRRAWDDDRLHLSPEGHTRVALRAGQALGVEVPADPDQPWPAQPPRGTLEVRRDDIHWAREFLVPWIGRRLRGESSGDHVAAKRPDLLPL; from the coding sequence GTGGCAAACGAATCGAGATCACTCAGCGGCGGCACGATTCGGTCCTACGCGGCGGTGGGGGACAGCTTCACCGAAGGCGTCGGGGACCCCGGTCCCGACGGGGCCTTCGTGGGCTGGGCCGACCGTCTCGCCGTCCTCCTGGACGACCGGACCCCCGAGCACTCCTTCCGGTACGCGAACCTCGCCGTGCGCGGCAAGCTCCTCGACCAGATCGTGGAGGACCAGCTCCCGCGAGCCGTCGAACTCGCCCCGGACCTGGTGACCTTCGCCGCCGGCGGCAACGACATCATCCGCCCCGGCACCGACCCCGACGACGTCGCGGAGCGCTTCGAGAAGGCCGTGGCCCGGCTGACCTCCGCCGTCGGCACGGTCATGGTGACCACCGGCTTCGACACCCGGGACGTCCCGGTCCTCAAGCATCTGCGCGGCAAGATCGCGACGTACAACGGGCATGTGCGCGCGGTCGCCGACCGCTACGGCTGCCCCGTGCTCGACCTGTGGTCCCTCAAGACCGTCCAGGACCGCCGTGCCTGGGACGACGACCGGCTGCATCTCTCGCCCGAGGGGCACACGCGGGTCGCGCTGCGGGCGGGGCAGGCACTCGGCGTCGAGGTGCCGGCCGACCCGGACCAGCCGTGGCCGGCGCAGCCGCCGCGCGGCACGCTGGAGGTGCGGCGCGACGACATCCACTGGGCGCGGGAGTTCCTGGTGCCGTGGATCGGCCGACGGCTGCGCGGCGAGTCGTCCGGCGACCACGTGGCGGCGAAGAGGCCGGATCTGCTGCCGCTCTGA
- a CDS encoding M23 family metallopeptidase translates to MPAKGKHRRPKSQGFARTIVVAGVGGAALALPLLGATGAHAATPAAAHSVVKAAAAPAAAKTYAVKGGDTLSKIAAAQNVSGGWKKLYSDNRSAVGDNPSLIHPGLKLTIGQKAAAPVTQASAPKAATGAGYTLPVQSASIGTAYKTAGSMWSSGYHTGVDFVVPTGTPIKAIAAGTVVSAGLDGAYGNEVVIHHADGKYSQYAHMSSLSVSSGQTVTVGQQLGLSGATGNVTGPHLHFEIRTTPSYGSDVDPAAYLRAHGVSL, encoded by the coding sequence ATGCCCGCGAAGGGTAAGCACCGCCGTCCCAAGTCCCAGGGCTTCGCCCGCACGATCGTCGTCGCCGGCGTGGGCGGCGCCGCGCTCGCGCTGCCGCTGTTGGGTGCCACCGGTGCCCACGCCGCGACTCCCGCGGCCGCCCACTCGGTCGTGAAGGCCGCGGCCGCTCCCGCCGCTGCCAAGACCTACGCCGTCAAGGGCGGGGACACTCTTTCGAAGATCGCCGCCGCGCAGAACGTCAGCGGCGGCTGGAAGAAGCTCTACTCCGACAACCGCTCGGCCGTCGGCGACAACCCGTCCCTGATCCATCCGGGCCTGAAGCTGACGATCGGCCAGAAGGCCGCGGCCCCCGTCACGCAGGCTTCCGCGCCCAAGGCCGCCACCGGCGCCGGCTACACGCTGCCCGTCCAGAGCGCCTCCATCGGCACGGCCTACAAGACCGCGGGCAGTATGTGGTCCAGCGGCTACCACACCGGTGTCGACTTCGTGGTCCCGACGGGCACCCCGATCAAGGCCATAGCCGCGGGCACCGTCGTGTCGGCCGGTCTTGACGGCGCGTACGGCAACGAGGTCGTCATCCACCACGCCGACGGCAAGTACTCGCAGTACGCCCACATGTCGTCCCTCTCCGTCTCGTCCGGGCAGACCGTGACCGTGGGCCAGCAGCTCGGCCTCTCCGGCGCGACCGGCAACGTCACGGGCCCGCACCTGCACTTCGAGATCCGCACCACCCCGAGCTACGGCTCGGACGTGGACCCGGCCGCGTACCTCCGTGCGCACGGTGTCTCGCTCTGA
- a CDS encoding tyrosine-protein phosphatase: MTQQVPSTEPELAGVRNFRDVGGLPTVDGRRVKQGVLFRSGHLAHATDEDAAFLSSLGLHTIFDFRNAADQRLEGPDVTLPGVRNVNLPLTDPADGAEFWQMVRDGNLDDLRAALAEGQAANRMITSYRAIITERTAEHSQVLHSLAEDSVPALMHCAAGKDRAGLSIAVTLLAVGVERDAIEADYLESNATHRRYKVHRSSASKDAMSPEVMELLSPLFDARATYLAAAFEQVEQTWGSTDRYLEEGLKLTSAGRERLRERLLD; the protein is encoded by the coding sequence GTGACGCAGCAGGTCCCGTCCACCGAGCCCGAGTTGGCCGGAGTGCGCAACTTCCGCGATGTCGGTGGTCTCCCGACCGTGGACGGCCGACGGGTCAAGCAGGGCGTGCTGTTCCGCAGTGGTCACCTCGCGCACGCCACGGATGAGGACGCCGCGTTCCTCTCCTCGCTCGGGCTGCACACGATCTTCGACTTCCGCAACGCCGCCGACCAGCGCCTCGAAGGCCCCGACGTCACGCTGCCCGGCGTGCGGAACGTGAATCTGCCGCTGACCGACCCGGCGGACGGCGCCGAGTTCTGGCAGATGGTCCGCGACGGCAACCTCGACGACCTGCGCGCCGCCCTCGCCGAGGGCCAGGCCGCGAACCGCATGATCACGTCGTACCGGGCGATCATCACCGAGCGCACCGCCGAACACAGCCAGGTCCTGCACTCCCTCGCCGAGGACAGCGTTCCGGCACTCATGCACTGCGCGGCCGGCAAGGACCGCGCGGGTCTGTCGATAGCGGTCACGCTCCTGGCCGTGGGTGTGGAGCGCGACGCCATCGAGGCCGACTACCTGGAGTCGAACGCGACGCACCGCCGCTACAAGGTCCACCGCAGCAGCGCCTCGAAGGACGCGATGTCCCCCGAGGTCATGGAGCTGCTGAGCCCCCTGTTCGACGCCCGCGCCACGTATCTGGCGGCCGCCTTCGAGCAGGTCGAGCAGACCTGGGGTTCCACCGACCGCTACCTGGAGGAAGGCCTCAAGCTGACCTCCGCCGGGCGCGAGCGGCTGCGCGAGCGCCTCCTCGACTGA
- a CDS encoding DUF6126 family protein: MNAEPDDMTEPQRRPARRDIEDKLPRGIWVRLLVYVFAGHLVAGFIYLLFTLGASRG, from the coding sequence ATGAACGCAGAACCGGACGACATGACCGAGCCGCAGCGCCGGCCCGCACGGCGTGACATAGAGGACAAGCTCCCGCGCGGCATCTGGGTGCGCCTGCTCGTCTACGTCTTCGCCGGGCACCTCGTCGCGGGCTTCATCTATCTGCTGTTCACGCTGGGGGCGTCGCGCGGGTGA
- a CDS encoding helix-turn-helix domain-containing protein codes for MSPAPPEPAPEPTELPAVAPQLRELRRRAALTLEAAARAAGLSPAHLSRLETGRRQPSLPMLLALARTYGTTVSELLGETPADRDAVVRSGAMEPTEAGGWIYRQVGAPGRGMQALRVHVPFGAQGDIVRVHPGEEWLYVLEGRLRLRLGDTAYALAPGDSAHFDSLTPHRIAAADRDGAELLFVHTLLQSPSAALCLGPATGGGDQPQGGLR; via the coding sequence ATGAGCCCTGCCCCTCCGGAGCCGGCTCCGGAACCCACGGAGCTGCCCGCCGTCGCCCCGCAGCTGCGTGAACTCCGGCGCCGCGCCGCCCTGACCCTGGAGGCCGCGGCCCGCGCCGCCGGGCTCTCGCCCGCGCACCTCTCGCGTCTGGAGACGGGCCGCCGTCAGCCCTCGCTCCCGATGCTGCTCGCCCTCGCCCGCACCTACGGTACGACGGTCTCCGAGCTCCTGGGGGAGACGCCCGCCGACAGGGACGCCGTCGTGCGCTCCGGCGCCATGGAGCCCACCGAGGCGGGCGGCTGGATCTACCGGCAGGTGGGCGCCCCAGGGCGCGGCATGCAGGCCTTGCGCGTGCATGTGCCGTTCGGCGCCCAGGGCGACATCGTGCGCGTCCACCCCGGTGAGGAGTGGCTGTACGTCCTCGAAGGGCGGCTGCGGCTGCGCCTCGGGGACACCGCGTACGCGCTCGCGCCGGGGGACAGCGCGCACTTCGACTCGCTCACCCCGCACCGGATCGCCGCCGCCGACCGCGACGGCGCCGAGCTCCTCTTCGTACACACCCTGCTGCAGAGCCCGTCCGCCGCGCTGTGTCTCGGCCCGGCGACGGGCGGCGGCGACCAGCCCCAGGGAGGCCTTCGATGA